CACTGATACATTACTCCTGCATTATTCAAGAATCTAATTGATTTGTGTATGGCATTCATCTTTGTGTCAAACAGTACATTAAAAGAAACCTTTTTGCATTTCTCCCCCAGGTCCTGAAGAGGAATGAAAGCGTCACGAATAAGGCTGGTGATCCACCTTCTTCAGCCATCTTGGTTGTATATCTGGACAAGGCTGAGGCACTTCCTGTGAGTCAAATATCTCTACCCTCTGTGCCCATGTTCGTGCTCAGCTCAGTGCTGcatcctgtgtgtgtggttaagcTGAGGCAGAGCTGTAACTGCCACCTGTCTGACATTCCTCAAACTTGTTGCCTTGGCCTCTAGCCCTGTGCACTTgcagtgtgaatgagtgtgGCTAACTTTAACCAAAGCTGttaaacacacatttcctcCTGTTGTaattttttctgtcattttcataCACAAAAGGGAACAGTGGTGACAAAATCTTTGGAATGACATTTAGTTTTGTGGTTTCTTTCAATGCAGATTTATACTTCCTGATTGTGCGATGTGGTATGGTACTTCCTTTCAGCTATTTGCCCTGTTGCTATGGTTGCCTAATACACACTATTATTCACTGCGGCCTCGTGTTGTCAGAATGGTAGATAAGTCTATTTTTTGCTCTGCTCTTGGTTACAGAATGCCATTGTTCACATGCcttactgtgttactgtgtaGTCTGTGTAGTCATATTTGTCTGTAACTGTGTCTTTTAGATGAAGAAGGGAAATAAAGAGCCCAATCCCATGGTGCAGTTGTCTGTGCAGGACATCACTAGAGAGAGCAAGGTATATCTACTTTGAAAGTCCTTTACAATACTGTAGattgtgtttcatttatttctatttatatgCATCTGATTTTCTCTCACTTTAAGACTTGTTACACGACTGTTAATCCAGAGTGGGAAGAAGCGTTCACCTTCTTCATCCAGGATCCTCGCAAACAGGACATAGACATTCAGGTAGCAGCTCAAAAGATTAGCAACACTGCACTAAACTTTGTGTTTGGTATTTTGAAAGCTGAACGTGTTGTGgtcttattttgtctttacttCATGTTGAATGAACCAGGTGAAGGACGCTGACCGTGTGCAGACGTTGGGCAGTCTGACCATCCCTCTGTCCCGTCTGCTGTCCAACTCTAATCTTTCTCTGGACCAGTGGTTCCAGTTGGAGAACTCTGGAGATGCCAGTCGCATCTATATCAACACAGTTCTCAGGGTAATGGCAGACCCATTCACTGATCTTGCACTGCATAGACTGATCAATAACTGATAAATACACTGggaaagtttaaaaaagaacaatggGGGACATTATTTAGAATAATTTAACAgaataacactttttttctagTGTATAATTGTGTCTCAACTGAACTTCTGGTATTTTAGTCACTTTTTTCCTTCTGTCCgtctcttctcttttctatGATAAAATAGGTCCTGTGGTTAGATGAGGAACGTATTCCATCTGATGTGTCATCTAATCTGGAGGCTGGACTGTCCAAACAGCTGCCCCAGCACTCATCCCCTCATCCTAGCTTCGCCACAGAGGTAATGGAGGAAAAGTACAATCATGACTCGGACTtacaactgtgtttttgtcttaaaGGGAAATTGCAGATACTTTTTTGAATGtgtatgtgattttttttcaggggCTGCTTAGAATTCACCTAATGGAAGGGCAGAATCTTGTGCCCAAAGATAACCTGATGGGGGGCATGGTAAAAGGCAAGAGTGACCCCTATGTCAAGATCAACATCGGGGGCGAAACATTCACAAGTCAGGTTATCAAGAGTAATCTTAACCCCACATGGAATGAAATGTATGAGGTAAATAGCATAAGGTTATTTATGAAATGTTACAGTTATGGTTGGTGAGAAAGAGtcctttgacattttgtgactttgtttaCCCCTCAGGTGATTCTTACCCAGCTACCTGGCCAGGAGCTGCATGTGGAGGTGTTTGATAAAGACATGGACATGAAGGATGATTTCATGGGCAGGTACAGTAGCTATAAATTATTCAGttatcaaattaaatgaaaggATTCATTAAAGATATATACTAATTTCACTTATCCCAACATGCAGGCTGAAGATCAGTCTGAAGGACATCATCAATTCTCAGTACACTGATCAGGTGGGATCTTCCTTGCCAAACTCATAGCTACATATTTGACTTCAGAATAGGTCAAAATAAGAAACAAAGTCAACGTAAAAGCCTTCCATACCTTAGGTATAACTCAAGTGAGAGAAAAGGTCTCCAATGCACTTTGATAAGACACTTAACTCTCAGGAAATACATCTGTAACATATGTTTTGATATATAATGATCACTCACTAGTTATGATTCTTGTGTATTGCTTCAGCAAATCCTagattaaatattatttattttatgtaagaAGACAGACTTGTCATCCTTGACGTGACATGTTTTCAtcgttgttttttaaattctgcCTGCCTTGTGGGACCATATATACTTGACAAGGTCTTACTACAGTTTAAGAGAATAATGTGGTGTGTTATAAAAAGTATCAGCAGCAAAAACTGTTGATGGTTTAACACCATCACAGAATCACTGTTATTGAGAGAACTCTTTGTGTACCCTAATCCTGGTATATGCCTTGTTGGGACCATACCCAGTACTTCCTGCGTTAAAACGTCTCATCTTATTTTCTCAGTGGTACACTCTCAGCGATGTGAAGTCTGGCCGAGTTCACCTGGTACTGGAATGGGTTCCAACAGCCTCCGAGTCAGCCAGATTGGATCAGGTCAATATTCGTAGATAATTCAAGGATTAAAGGACCCCTGCTCTTTAATTTGATCAACACTCACCTGTTGTTCTTCTGTGTCTTCAGGTTCTTCAGTTCTATTCCAGACAGTCCTACCAAAACAAAGCGGTGCCCTCAGCAGGTCTACTGTTTGTCTACATTGAGCAAGCAGATAGCTTGCCTGTGAGTCATTTATTACTGATGTTAATAATGATGTGAGGTGATGCCGTTATTGATTATGATacatatgcttttatttttattattgccTGTTTGTCTCTCTACAGGTAAAGAAGAGTGGCAAGGAGCCAAAAGTGGGAGCAGAGATTACTCTTGGAGAGGTGTCCCGCAAAACTACAGTAAGACCACAAACTTAATTCAGTTTGTAATTGATAGTTTTATTATAAGATTGAcacagtagcccttttcacacagaccCTGCATTATCTCCGCAGCGAAGGCTCGCCAATTctctgcatttgtttgttcacacagaaccaagcagctccggcgtgaagccgcaccagtgtgtcaattctTACAGCACGTAGACccaaaagaggcgtgatggtacacatcatgacgatgagatctgtgtgtttttttcaaggtgtttcccccggtgtccacctgttaatctaaacatgtacctgctgactgttcaCACAGACGCCTCTGCTGCgactctgatactacctctggagtcgtatcagagccgcagcagaacTGTtcccctctccgcatctgaaacttttaCACAGAGGATGATGCAGAGAATCGGCGCATGATTCctgcactcaaagggcagtgtgaatggggctagtgtcTGTTAGTAACATTGACTGACTCTGACATCTCTGAAGGTGTGTGATCGGACCACATCACCTCAGTGGAATGAGGCATTCTGCTTCCTGGTTCAAGACCCCAGAGAAGATATTCTTGTTGTTAAGGTACGTTGGCTTCAGTGCATAAGAATGTATAGAAAGGTGAAACAGATGTTATTCATGCAAGTCCAAACAGTGTGATCTCTGATATATAAATACTCCTATGATTGTGTTTCTCCAGCTCTCCCACACCTGGACCCTGCCCATTGGTTCACTGGTTGTTCCTATCAGAGAGCTACTGTCTGAACAGGAGCTGGTCCTGGACCAGTGGTTCCATCTGGATGGAGCCTCACCTGAGAGTCAGGTTCTTCTGAGGGCTGAACTCAAGGTGGGAGAACTCTCACTCTGTCATTTTCTCTATTTGTCTCATTCTAAATACGTTGTGTATGTCCTTTaagtgtctttttctttgttcctttATCTCTTTTACTATATGgatgcatttctttttctctaatTGTGTTTAACTGTAGTATCACTGTAATATCACtacatttcatttaatctgtATAACCACGTGTAAGATGTTTTTACATGTCTTTCTAATTTGTTGTCTCAGTCTCTGTATCTTGCACTCAGTTTGCCCCGTCTTTCCTTTTGTTTAATTCAGAGGCATTCGAGGCAGatctttaatttttattttttctactgatactgatatttaCAATCAGCACAGCTACAAAGTTTATGAACTAAGTGAAATAATGATAACTTTGACTCAACTGCAGACGCTGATTTCAAGCAAATGTCCGGGTGCCACTGCTAAGGCTAAGGTCACTTCAGTGTCAGACCCTTCTCCTAGTCTGCGAAAACAGGAGACAGACACAATGCTGAGGTGAAatagttaataaaaaaaaaaacgtctttacttttcatttgtCCATTGTCTTATTGCTACTCTTTGTGGTTTTAGGTCAAGTTCAGTGGACGCCCCCCCCGTGGAGACTATTACCTCTTCAGTAACCTTACCTGAAGATGTTGACATAAaggaaacagcagctgaagtGATTGAAGAGAAAGTGGAAGAATCGCCAAGGCCAGCCGTGGCACAACCTCCTCACACTTCCCCGGACCTCAGCTTTGCCAGTGAGGTAACATCACAAAATAGTGATCTACTGTAGAAGATCACAAtcacatttaatcacatttaataaagaaaatctATCATCTCCTTCCTGTAGGGGCTGCTGAGAATCATCCTATTGGAGGCAGAGAGTCTGGTTGCCAAAGATAATAAGATGGGCGGTATGATGAAGGGCAAGAGTGACCCCTATGCCAAGATCAATGTTGGAGAGAGTGCATTTAAGAGTAATGTGGTCAAGGAGAATCTCAACCCAGTCTGGAATGAGATGTATGAGGTGTGTATGAAGGACTGTACAAGTTGATTTGCTCCAAGTATGATTTCAAACAAAGATGACAGTGATAATATTTTTACGTTTACCACCTAATTTATGTTCTCTCAGGTGGTACTGAGGCCTCAGTCAGGACAGGAGGTGAATGTAGAGCTGTTTGACAAAGACATGGACAAAGATGACTTCCTGGGCAGGTGAGAGGCTACTGTGGAGGTTTCTAGGTTTCCACCTGCTGCTTTTATTGCCTAAGCATGGTATTAAGTGGGTCGACATGTTTACAGGCTTAAACTGTTGTTATTTGACCATAAAGACATTTTCTTGTGTGCATGGTGAGTATTTCAAGAATTTGATTTATGGAAAAATGAGCATTTAGTGTTTCTCAAATcagcatatattttttttcttccaggttTACTAACATTACTTGTaagcaaggttttttttttttttataaaaaatatttctcatTTCGATTTAGTTATTTAGAGCATTTTAATGGTCAGGCTTAACTTTTGTAGGCCATCTGTCATGTGTTTACATGTTCTATtgtgtaaaaagtacaaaatcttTATCCTCATGAGCAGATTCAAAATCAGTGTGGCAGACATCATCCGCTCCCAGTACACTGACCAGGTCAGTATTGTGTGCCTTATTCCATCTTAGTCATTGCTGCTGTGTAATCATAGGTTTTGATTGAGTAAGTGTGTGTCTCTGGTTCAGTGGTACACCCTAAATGACGTGAAGTCTGGACGCGTCCGCCTAATACTGGAGTGGGTACCAGCAGTGTCCCATAATGCCACCCTGGACCAAGTTAGTGCAATCTATtatcatttgtttatgtttcctCTCATATTCATGGGTACATTTATAATCCTTATCATTTATGTTGTCTGTCCCTCCCACATCTGCACTATATCAAAGATGATTTCCTGCCTAGTTCCCTGTGAACAGCAGTGCTGAGTCACTGTGATGTACTTTTCATTTGATTCTCTGCTGCAGGTGATGCAGCTGCAGTCTCTCCAGTCTTACCACAACAAGGCTGTTCCCTCTGCAGCCCTGCTCTTTGTGTATGTGGATAGAGCACACTCATTACCTGTAAGTCCCCTGTAATTATATTACAGTGAAATATACTTTAATGTTAGGGTCACATCACAGTGCTGTCTCAGAGTTATAGATAGACATCAGTTTAGAAAGCACGTGTTAGTAAACAGGTCCTCCACTGGCATTAAGTGGGAAACTCTTTCTACTTCTTAAGATATTGTTTTTGCACTGGattgaaataaatgaagacTTAAAGACGTAGAGAAGTAGTTGCTGCTTGCAGAACAACAATCACTATTTTGGATTATATAATGTGAGTcagtttgctttattttttcttttagaaaGGGGAGTTGGATCTTGACCTACTGTTGTCCTAATTACAGAGAGTGAATTCAAACTATTCACATAATgtcatgtgtgtatttttctgtgtcCAGTTTAAGAAAAGTGGAAAGGAGCCCAAGGCTGGGGCTGAGCTTGTCTTTGGTAACACAACCTACAAAACAAAGGTGAGACTGAtgataaacacattaaacaaacacacgcacactttgAATATGTCAGCCTGGACTGCAactaataaatgttttcatcacatcatATTGTTTAATGTACTATTTGATTAGTCAGTAAATCATTTAGTCAAAAACATGTCATAATCAAGTCCCCATCACAATTTCCTCATAAACCAAATGAGTGTGCTGGTAAATGCTTCAAAATGGTATGGAATAATTAActaaaagctgctgtgtttagAATTAGAAAAAGTTAAACTTTAGTGCCCCCCACTGGTGGTACTGAAGAAGACACATGACTTGACTGCAATGCATGTTAATACCTTCATTGTGCTATTAGAATACCAGCTGAATCTTTATCAATGACCATAAATCCTCACCCAACTTACCCCTCCTCTTTTTCTAACTGAAGGTATGTGATCGCTCCAGATCACCTCAGTGGAATGAGGCCTTCTACTTCCAGGTTCGCGACCCCAGAGAGGAGATGCTCATCATGAAGGTGAGTGTACTATGTGTCTCACAGGAGTATCTGGAGCCTGCAGCCAGTGTCAGGAAAATCTCCAGCTCTGACTGAcattaataatttgtttttattgctgtagTTGTCGAGTGCATGGGACCAGCCAATGGGATCTCTCGTTCTCCCTGTGAGAGAGCTGCTCTCTGAACCACAGCTGGTCCTGGACCAGTGGATGCCTCTGGATGGAGCCTTATCTGAAAGTGAGATCCTACTGAGGGCTGAACTCAAGGcaagagaatacacacacacacacacacacacacacacacacacacacacacacacacacacacacacacacacacacaggggactATTACCATTGTTTACATACTTAATAACCAGCTGGAAATATGTTGTTGACAGATCCTGAGCTCAAGGATGACTGAAGCTCCACAGCCTTCTGTGACTGCTTcaaagaaagaagagattgTCATTCCCACTGAACAGACATTCAAAGCAGCCAGTGAGGACACAAAAAGCTCAGAGCTGCCAACAGATGAGTGAGTGTTGTGTGCCTGGTTTGTTAATACACACATCCAAGCTCTGCAGACTGTACCAAACCAAACGACCAAAACCATATTACAAAGTGTcatttaaatataaagaaaagtaaGCCGTaaataacacacatttaatacaTTAACATGGACTAGTAAACATTAGATAAAAACtagggcctgctgctgagagcaggaagaggagagtgGAATATACAAGCAAATATGCTCCTATAAAACATTCTTTGAACTTGCATTTGTAGCCGAGTGAAGCTAATTAAAGCTAATATTCTCCAATGTTAGTGGTGTTGTgtaacagcagtgtgtgtttccagATTGGTTGCAGTATCCAGCCAGCTTAAAAACTCTGAAGAAGCAGAGGCAGATGCTGAGGCCATCACAGAAGATGCTGCTCCTGCTGAACCAGCTACCATTCACACTGCACCTGAAATAttccctgctgctgcagtgagtcCTTGCACACTGTAGTCAGTTGTTATTATGTTTAACCTGTTTATTTTCACCCCTCAAAACGTTCATGTAATTTTGCTCAGCAGGTGGACGAACCAACAGATCCAGAGAACTATCGCACACAGTCAGACCCGCAGCAAATACAGACAGAGGGGTGAGCTTCTATTGTTTCCCcttctttctagcttcaaagaTCCATAGATTGGaagaatataaaaacatttaacaaaaaacaagtttaaatttctgcactgtttgtgtttttgtacagtagtGGTTTAGGCAACCTTGCTCATGCCACAGTGAGTGGTCTTCCTGAGGATACCCTGAGGCCAGCGGAGGTTGCAGAAATCCCCAAAGTTGGTGAAGTTCTTCCACCACACACCACCCCCAGCCAGGTCTTTGGTAAAGAGGTGGGTTTAGtttatgtcatgtttttgtaaacaataatatctaaaaaaaaaaaaatctatcattAGCATTGTATGGTAAGGTGCAGGATCCCCCCCTGCCGTTATGGTTTCATCATTGTTGTGGAGTGCATAAACCATGATATCTAAAAAATGTCAGGGCCAGTGCTTAGTCCAAACTTGGTGTCTGATAATTGATCACATTaactgttaattaattaatcatcatATCATGGCAGTCATTCATTTTGCCCTGAGTCATTAGCGTGTGTATTGATGCTACTCGGTCTCAGCCTATCATGTGAGTTTTTCTGAGTAACCTCACTGCTTTTTCCAAACATCATGTGCCACTTCCTCTTGTCTTAAATTAAATATTGTTACGCCCCTGGTCTAGGGGAACCAGAGACATGACATGATGTGCTCTCCCCCAGTCTTCCCACTCCCAAGAAGGCCAGTTTCAcaggttatatatatatttaaggtagcatttattttctcttcagagggagacaaagccaaaacaacaaacaaaaagagtcTAACCCCCTACCTTCCTAACACAAAACCAACAAATggtaacaaaaagacaaattcttACCGAACTCctaaatgaggaaaaacaggagaaaaaggggTAACAAAAAGGCTTCTCCCTCCTACTGGGCTACCACACTCACTTTTCTATTTACAAAGTTACAACAATCAGATTATAGAATTATACTGGATCTCACAAACTGGGTCTCACAGCAAAACTGGATGTGGGGAAACAGGTTGAGAGAGGGAAGACTGCAGTCAGCCGGTGCTTCAAAAaggctcctctcctgcctctgacCAATCCTGGGTCGGCAATCAGCCAGATCTagccaatcagcaggtccaacctgctatcaatcacacacacccacacacacacacacacacacacacacactcagaggagaCTGCTCACACcttaggaggaggagggacatattagtatacacagtatacacaaaataatgacccaGGGTCATAACAATATCTTAAGTTCAGCGGGGGAGATTTAAGCTTCCTTTGCTGTTATGGTGGATCTGGTACATTTTCTGGACTTCTGCTTGGATACCTGTGTCATGCCAGTTAAAATTAAAAGAGGGATTTTTTTGGACAGGAGgctcaaaattaaaacatgtgCTAGCCATTGTATCATTAATACAGTTGGCTACAGTTGCATAATGTGTTGCTAGAGGAAGTAGAATGTAAAAATTGTCATACTACTCATTCATATAGTGCTGATGCTGATGATTGTTTTCGATATTTATAATtcttattgtggtatttttttttgatatacttcatattttaattctatgctgagcctctgaaaacgaaattttgttctgtgttcacttgttgctcactgaatgacaataaagtctgtctaagtctaagtctaagtctgaTGAATTGGTATATAAATAAGATAGGAAACATCCAAGTAGTCTTTAGTTTGATTATTTTTGGAGATTCTTATGAAATGatggttttccttttttccagtCATCATGTTGTTTCTAGCTCTTGTGTGGAGAGCACACAAGTCTGATAATCTAAGTCACTCGAAATACATAAAATAGCTCCACATTCCCAAgctgcatacagtatgttgtgtgCTCCGTGACTTCCTGTATGTATTTTAACACCTACAGTGTTCATCCTGCAGGGGCTACTGAGGATTCACCTGCTGGAGGCTCAGAATCTGGTGGCCAAGGATAACATAATGATGATGAAGGGCAAGAGTGACCCCTATGTCAAGATCAACATAGGGGCAGTTGCTTTCAAAAGTCATGTTATCAAGGAGAATCTCAACCCAACATGGAATGAAATGTATGAGGTATGAAGCATTCACGGTCACATACATATACACCATATGCTGTCTTGACTTCATTGCATGTGCAGTATTTTGTACAAATTtggatttcctgtttttaacaGGTGGTTTTGAGTGGGAACAGCATCCAGGAGATCAAGTTTGAAACGTTTGATAAGGATTTAGACTCTGATGACTTCcttggcaggtgtgtgtgtcatgtgtggCAATATTGTTTAATCAGTAACTTATATTGGCACTCAAGATAAAAAGTGTACAAACAGTCCTTTGGAAACTGCTCTGCTGTGTTAGACTtctaacagagagagagagacacacctgttactttattctgaaatgaaTCAATgcataaaaagtaaataaatcctcatgttttaatgtttgactTTAAGTGGCGGGCATTATCACAggtcaacttaaaaaaaaaaaagttggtaATCTGGTTCCAAGTGGACCAGCACACGGGACATGTCTCTTTCAGAGAAGTGTCCTGCAATGGCCAAACATCAACATAACCTGAATAAGATGTAGTTggatttattatatatgtaaatatacctttttaatcttttctgctgttttcatcGTATAACCTTAATATATCCCCTTTTTGTCAGCATAGGGAAATCATTGTCTCTGAAAGTAAGAcatcaaaattaaaatcttGTTAAACTTTTGCCTGTTTTAATGCTCACAGATTCAGTGTTAAGCTGAATGAGGTCATCAGATCCCAGTACACGGACCAGGTTAGTCAATAATTCATCATTTGCAGTCGTGCCATGTGATTTCTTATCTCTGTTCTTTATCATTTCCTTGTACAAACGGGTGTTGTCCTGCTTCTTCTTTAACCCACTTTATCTCTGTTGCAGTGGTACACTCTGAATGATGTGAAGTCAGGGCGGGTTCACTTGATACTGGAGTGGGTTCCTACAGTGTCGCATTCAGACACACTTGACCAGGTCGGTCCTTACTTTTATGGCCCACTAGCTTTAACCTCATTCAGTTAAATCAAATATTCTTTAAACACTGCCTATTGAAGTGTCTCATTCCACCATGCACATTATTCATATTGCAACATAATAATCAGGCCTAACTGGCTGTTCTCTATGTTGCAGGTACTGCAGCTTCAATCTCTCCAGTCTTATCAGAACAAagctgtccctgctgctgctctgctctttgTCAATATCGAGAGAGCATATTCATTACCTGTAAGTCACCTGCAGTTTATTCACATACTGTGAAGTTAAAAAATGACTCCTCATATA
This Pagrus major chromosome 6, Pma_NU_1.0 DNA region includes the following protein-coding sequences:
- the esyt1b gene encoding extended synaptotagmin-1 isoform X1; its protein translation is MQSDKKSEPSELKGAECPSTGDAEKKALSAVEAETEAPQSQGISAVAVLWTFGKCLGALLPVYLAGYYRVSTSLLVCGMMVYTGWKHAREAKEARLRSAIQFLNNEEEYTSNRVSKIKRELPAWVNFPDVEKVEWLNKVLQQVWPFVGQYLEKLLVETIAPSIRASSTHLQTLSFTKVDMGTKAMKVVGIKAHTENDKGQVLLDLYISYVGNVEINVEVKRYFCKAGVKGIQLHGMMRVILEPLIGDVPIVGAVSMFFIQRPRLDINWTGLTNLLDIPGLNVMSDSMIMDAIASFLVLPNRLVVPLVQGLHVAQLRSPLPRGVVRIHLLEAQNLAAKDNYVKGVMAGLSDPYVILRVGPQTFTSKHIDNTDSPKWEEVYEVIVHEVPGQELEVEVYDKDTDQDDFLGRTKLDLGIVKKSIVVNDWFTLKDTQSGRVHFRLEWLSLLPSTDRLEEVLKRNESVTNKAGDPPSSAILVVYLDKAEALPMKKGNKEPNPMVQLSVQDITRESKTCYTTVNPEWEEAFTFFIQDPRKQDIDIQVKDADRVQTLGSLTIPLSRLLSNSNLSLDQWFQLENSGDASRIYINTVLRVLWLDEERIPSDVSSNLEAGLSKQLPQHSSPHPSFATEGLLRIHLMEGQNLVPKDNLMGGMVKGKSDPYVKINIGGETFTSQVIKSNLNPTWNEMYEVILTQLPGQELHVEVFDKDMDMKDDFMGRLKISLKDIINSQYTDQWYTLSDVKSGRVHLVLEWVPTASESARLDQVLQFYSRQSYQNKAVPSAGLLFVYIEQADSLPVKKSGKEPKVGAEITLGEVSRKTTVCDRTTSPQWNEAFCFLVQDPREDILVVKLSHTWTLPIGSLVVPIRELLSEQELVLDQWFHLDGASPESQVLLRAELKTLISSKCPGATAKAKVTSVSDPSPSLRKQETDTMLRSSSVDAPPVETITSSVTLPEDVDIKETAAEVIEEKVEESPRPAVAQPPHTSPDLSFASEGLLRIILLEAESLVAKDNKMGGMMKGKSDPYAKINVGESAFKSNVVKENLNPVWNEMYEVVLRPQSGQEVNVELFDKDMDKDDFLGRFKISVADIIRSQYTDQWYTLNDVKSGRVRLILEWVPAVSHNATLDQVMQLQSLQSYHNKAVPSAALLFVYVDRAHSLPFKKSGKEPKAGAELVFGNTTYKTKVCDRSRSPQWNEAFYFQVRDPREEMLIMKLSSAWDQPMGSLVLPVRELLSEPQLVLDQWMPLDGALSESEILLRAELKILSSRMTEAPQPSVTASKKEEIVIPTEQTFKAASEDTKSSELPTDELVAVSSQLKNSEEAEADAEAITEDAAPAEPATIHTAPEIFPAAAQVDEPTDPENYRTQSDPQQIQTEGSGLGNLAHATVSGLPEDTLRPAEVAEIPKVGEVLPPHTTPSQVFGKEGLLRIHLLEAQNLVAKDNIMMMKGKSDPYVKINIGAVAFKSHVIKENLNPTWNEMYEVVLSGNSIQEIKFETFDKDLDSDDFLGRFSVKLNEVIRSQYTDQWYTLNDVKSGRVHLILEWVPTVSHSDTLDQVLQLQSLQSYQNKAVPAAALLFVNIERAYSLPLKKSGKEPKAGAELVLGETTYKTKLCDRTSNPQWNESFYFLVHDPKHQMLVIKLSAGWDQPMGALVVTVKELLAEPQLILDQWFHLDGASPESQILLRAELKILESKMVDMISSGTLPCGSGNGQVKLSLSYAMQDRQLIVIVHACRGLSSQSKDGIDSYVSLMLLPDKSKTTKRKTAVKKRDLNPEYNERFEYALPADEMKLRCLSVSVKNNSASFRSRDVIGQVVIELAQLDLISGVTEWFTLREEDE